A single window of Danio rerio strain Tuebingen ecotype United States chromosome 15, GRCz12tu, whole genome shotgun sequence DNA harbors:
- the sirt2 gene encoding NAD-dependent protein deacetylase sirtuin-2 (The RefSeq protein has 2 substitutions compared to this genomic sequence), whose translation MSEEVSKRVEEEADTPGLEGQSDDSSDEGDASGDTEMDFLRSLFSRTLGLSPGDKVLDELTLDSVARYILSGKCKNIICMVGAGISTSAGIPDFRSPGTGLYANLQKYNLPYPEAIFQIDYFKKHPEPFFALARELYPGQFKPTVYHYFIKMLKDKGLLRRCYSQNIDTLERVAGLEGEDLIEAHGTFHTSHCVSFLCRKEYSMDWMKNQIFSEEIPKCDSCGSLVKPDIVFFGESLPSRFFTSMKADFPQCDLLIIMGTSLQVQPFASLVSRVSNRCPRLLINMEKTGQSEFGMGLFSFGGGMDFDSDKAYRDVAHLSTCDDGCMTLAELLGWKKELEEMVKREHALIDSKDAKKTDKEASQSSKSAVAEAEKTDKTE comes from the exons ATGTCTGAAG AGGTTTCTAAAAGGGAAGAAGAGGAGGCTGACACACCAGGTCTCGag ggtcagtcagatgatAGCAGTGACGAGGGTGACGCTTCAGGAGATACTGAGA TGGATTTTTTGCGCAGTCTTTTCTCGCGAACACTTGGCCTTAGTCCTGGAGATAAAGTCTTGGATGAGTTAACCCTGGACTCAGTTGCTCGCTACATACTGAGTGGCAAAT GTAAGAACATTATCTGTATGGTTGGAGCTGGGATATCTACAT CTGCAGGAATCCCAGATTTCCGCTCTCCTGGCACGGGCTTATATGCAAATCTGCAGAAGTACAACCTGCCTTACCCAGAGGCCATCTTTCAGATAGACTATTTCAAG AAACATCCGGAGCCCTTCTTTGCTCTGGCCAGAGAACTGTACCCAGGACAGTTTAAG CCCACAGTGTGCCACTATTTCATAAAGATGCTGAAAGACAAAGGCTTACTGAGGCGCTGTTATTCTCAA aatattgATACTCTAGAAAGGGTTGCAGGACTGGAAGGGGAGGACCTGATTGAAGCTCATGGTACATTTCACACATCTCACTGTGTGAGCTTCCTCTGTCGTAAAGAGTACAGCATGGACTGGATGAAAA ATCAAATTTTCTCTGAAGAAATTCCTAAGTGCGATTCCTGTGGAAGCCTCGTAAAACCCG ATATTGTGTTTTTTGGGGAAAGTCTGCCTTCCCGATTTTTCACTTCAATGAAAGCG GACTTTCCTCAATGTGACCTTCTGATCATAATGGGGACATCTTTGCAGGTTCAGCCATTTGCATCTCTAGTGAGCAG AGTCTCAAACCGCTGTCCACGATTGCTGATCAATATGGAGAAAACTGGACAG tctGAATTTGGCATGGGGCTATTCAGTTTTGGAGGCGGAATGGATTTTGATTCAGATAAGGCCTACAG AGATGTGGCTCATCTGAGCACCTGTGACGATGGCTGCATGACTCTCGCTGAACTGCTGGGCTGGAAA AAAGAGCTGGAGGAGATGGTGAAGCGTGAACATGCTTTGATTGACAGCAAAGATGCCAAAAAGACTGACAAAGAAGCCAGTCAGAGCTCCAAAAGTGCTGTGGCGGAGGCAGAGAAGACTGACAAAACAGAATAA
- the sirt2 gene encoding NAD-dependent protein deacetylase sirtuin-2 isoform X1: MDFLRSLFSRTLGLSPGDKVLDELTLDSVARYILSGKCKNIICMVGAGISTSAGIPDFRSPGTGLYANLQKYNLPYPEAIFQIDYFKKHPEPFFALARELYPGQFKPTVCHYFIKMLKDKGLLRRCYSQNIDTLERVAGLEGEDLIEAHGTFHTSHCVSFLCRKEYSMDWMKNQIFSEEIPKCDSCGSLVKPDIVFFGESLPSRFFTSMKADFPQCDLLIIMGTSLQVQPFASLVSRVSNRCPRLLINMEKTGQSEFGMGLFSFGGGMDFDSDKAYRDVAHLSTCDDGCMTLAELLGWKKELEEMVKREHALIDSKDAKKTDKEASQSSKSAVAEAEKTDKTE, encoded by the exons A TGGATTTTTTGCGCAGTCTTTTCTCGCGAACACTTGGCCTTAGTCCTGGAGATAAAGTCTTGGATGAGTTAACCCTGGACTCAGTTGCTCGCTACATACTGAGTGGCAAAT GTAAGAACATTATCTGTATGGTTGGAGCTGGGATATCTACAT CTGCAGGAATCCCAGATTTCCGCTCTCCTGGCACGGGCTTATATGCAAATCTGCAGAAGTACAACCTGCCTTACCCAGAGGCCATCTTTCAGATAGACTATTTCAAG AAACATCCGGAGCCCTTCTTTGCTCTGGCCAGAGAACTGTACCCAGGACAGTTTAAG CCCACAGTGTGCCACTATTTCATAAAGATGCTGAAAGACAAAGGCTTACTGAGGCGCTGTTATTCTCAA aatattgATACTCTAGAAAGGGTTGCAGGACTGGAAGGGGAGGACCTGATTGAAGCTCATGGTACATTTCACACATCTCACTGTGTGAGCTTCCTCTGTCGTAAAGAGTACAGCATGGACTGGATGAAAA ATCAAATTTTCTCTGAAGAAATTCCTAAGTGCGATTCCTGTGGAAGCCTCGTAAAACCCG ATATTGTGTTTTTTGGGGAAAGTCTGCCTTCCCGATTTTTCACTTCAATGAAAGCG GACTTTCCTCAATGTGACCTTCTGATCATAATGGGGACATCTTTGCAGGTTCAGCCATTTGCATCTCTAGTGAGCAG AGTCTCAAACCGCTGTCCACGATTGCTGATCAATATGGAGAAAACTGGACAG tctGAATTTGGCATGGGGCTATTCAGTTTTGGAGGCGGAATGGATTTTGATTCAGATAAGGCCTACAG AGATGTGGCTCATCTGAGCACCTGTGACGATGGCTGCATGACTCTCGCTGAACTGCTGGGCTGGAAA AAAGAGCTGGAGGAGATGGTGAAGCGTGAACATGCTTTGATTGACAGCAAAGATGCCAAAAAGACTGACAAAGAAGCCAGTCAGAGCTCCAAAAGTGCTGTGGCGGAGGCAGAGAAGACTGACAAAACAGAATAA
- the dmac2 gene encoding uncharacterized protein LOC100331141 — protein sequence MAAPLVRHAMRRCLAHNCAVTVRRGLRSGATPSVFTRLLLKLDHYFYDVESFLYLKEWWKTKVVKFQNKYFGYVQKRYGAQIGAAYYILAIKGSFRFAGQSQWFRPDSTGMFSFMRSPHGQIEEVDLSGTLINLNGLGNLISQNKLKTLSLRGCPEVDDWFLARLHVFRDSLVELDLSDCTHVTVGGLAALQNLRKLKRLDISGLPRLQCPGLVRILLEEMLPHCQVIGVESEQGMIQPERQEPTDIDDASTQSGLRRS from the exons atggcagccCCCTTGGTG CGGCATGCCATGAGGAGATGTTTAGCACACAACTGTGCTGTTACTGTAAGGAGGGGTTTGCGTTCTGGTGCAACACCATCTGTCTTCACCAGGCTCTTACTAAAACTTGATCACTATTTCTATGATGTGGAGAGCTTTTTATATTTGAAAGAGTGGTGGAAGACAAAAGTGGTCAAGTTCCAGAATAA gtattTTGGTTATGTGCAAAAGAGGTATGGTGCTCAAATAGGAGCTGCATATTACATCCTGGCTATCAAAGGGAGCTTCAG ATTTGCTGGCCAGTCTCAATGGTTTCGTCCAGACTCAACAGGAATGTTCAGCTTTATGAGGTCCCCTCATGGACAAATTGAAGAAGTGGATCTGAGTGGCACCCTAATAAACCTTAATGGACTCGGCAACCTTA TATCCCAGAATAAACTGAAAACTCTCTCCTTACGAGGATGTCCGGAAGTGGACGACTGGTTCCTTGCTCGTCTTCACGTCTTTAGAGACAGTCTGGTGGAATTAGACCTGTCTGACTGCACTCATGTGACTGTAGGAGGGCTCGCTGCATTACAGAACCTCAG AAAACTAAAACGGCTGGACATTTCTGGACTTCCTCGACTTCAGTGTCCAGGTCTGGTCCGGATACTGTTGGAGGAAATGCTACCTCACTGTCAGGTCATTGGAGTTGAAAGTGAGCAGGGCATGATCCAGCCAGAAAGACAAGAGCCAACAGACATTGATGATGCTTCCACACAGAGTGGGCTGAGACGTTCATAA